In Episyrphus balteatus chromosome 4, idEpiBalt1.1, whole genome shotgun sequence, the sequence TGATCACGAACTTTTGCAGATCTAAAATCAaagtaaaattgaattaaaaaattatttcttcaaaaattacagctttattttaaaaaaattcttggaTAAACCATTTCCGAGTCTTCAACACCCTGAAATAAGAGTTTCTCTTCAAAAACTGAGCAGACAGGTTTTCTACAAGATCTCTGAGCAGGCTAATCAAGTCGATACTTCAATCAATTTCTAAATTAGAATTTCTTCATGATTCGAATTCATAAAGACAGTGTAGTACCAAAATACTCCACTGGCAAATGGTCATGGAATCCCTCCAAGGACGAATTGAATTTCTTGTCATGGGAAGGTGAAATCTTGGAGCGTGAACTAACCGTTCAATCATCAAGCGGTTACAAATTCAAATCATCTATCAATCAAATTGAAGAAGTAATATTCCGGCAGGAATTCGCTAGAAGTACTGATATTGCCGATGATGGAGACATAATTCGAATTGAGGACATCAAGAATCTGGTATTGTTTCTTGCACCATCCGAAATccttacaaacaaatttataacaTTCATTCACAATAAGACAATTGATCGATTTTTGAATGCGCtgataatttattttgagtatTTCTTGCGTCTAGTCGAGTTTATACTTATCCGACGGGATGAAGTGTCTGGAGAGACTACAGCTCAAGTTCAAAGTACTGAAAGCAGTCAAATCAAACGAATATTTTCAGAATATCTTTCTCAGTATCGAATAATTCTTGCTCGGGAATACAGTGTGATAGTAATGGGAAATGGTGAAATGGCTCCTTTTTATCATCTCAATACTCTTGTCAAGATATCAAAAACTCATCAAGATAGATTACTCCATGAGATGTTTCTAGCTTTTGCTAACCAAGTGGTTTGGATAGCTCATCATCGTAAAGCTTATCAAACAATCGATGAAGAAatgaatcgattatttcgatCAGATCATTTTAAACTTACTCgaaaagaattaataaaatttagtcTTACTGAACAAGAATTGCTCTATGGAAAGAATAATCAGCGAGTCAATTATCGACGACAGAATTCTCCATTGATTCAAGAGATTTCCAATGTAAGTCGTCGTAATATGCCAATTTTATGGTTAGGAGAGAAAAAATATCGTGGAAATGATCTTCGAATGCAACAACTTGAGTTGGAATTTATCATTCCTGATAGTGATTTGTGTTTGATCGATGTAAAACATGGAATTTTGGGCAACCCAATGTCATTGTATAACACAATGCTAACAATAGACGAAGAGAAACTAAGAGAACGTGGACATTCGGAAAGTTATGATCCTTTTTGGTTGATAAGACAACCTTATTTGGAAATTCCAAAACTCGATGCGATCAAAGAAAGAAGCAGTGAGCAGTTGGAAtcctattttttaatcaaagataACAGATTTAAATATGACAAGAACTTGATTGCCAAATGGAAACGAAGGGATAAGGTTATCGAGTATATCAAAAGCGGAGGACTTGTGATTGATGTGGTTGAAAGATGTAAGAAGGAATTAGCTTCGAACAGAGTGATAGGTTCGAACATAGCTGGTATAACCCAGGCATTTATTGCTAGGAAGAAATTTTTGAGAAAGAAGTGAAgatgtaaatttaaaataaatgagaCCTAATATATCTAAAAAATTCTTAAGAGtttgaaatattgattttttggtCAGCTAGTTTTTGGGGAagtaattaatttcaaaaaaaatcttataaactTACTTTGCAGCTTTTAGATTTCCATTGTAGCTGCCAAGCTTTCCACTTGTAGGCCATTGTACAATCTCCTCGCCACCACTAGATACTGTAACAGGAATAGCTCCTGTCCAACGAGCTTCAGTACCAGCATTTCCGACAACAACATTACTATTCGATGTAGATGGATTAACTGTCTTCTGTATTGTCTGTGCTCCAAGTATTGTGCCACTCGAGCTAAATCCATTTTGCTGCATTAGAGCAGCTAATCCAAATGCCGTACTAAGTTGATCTTCGGACTTAAAATTCCCAGCACTAGATGTTGCAGCGGAAGTGTCTGATGGGCCAGCACCTCCTCCGCCGTTTCCATTACCTCCAGCACCACCATTATTATGATCGTATTCAATTGTTGGTGCAACTGAACGGTCAATCTAGAATATATTGAAAAGTACGTTATAGAAcggaaaacaataaaaaaaaaatggtaatctTTGATAACTTGCTTTTATACTTACAGGCAATCTTACTAAATTTGTAAAAGATCGCTCGCCTTCTGGTGCTGTTGGTCCACTTGTGGCCACCTGTGCAACCGGCGTGCCCAATGTATGCAATCCATTTCCGGTTTCTTCCCCATACAGCTTGCGTGTGATTTCTTTGAACATATCTTCATAAGCAGCCTCCACATATGCGGATTGTATTAGTGTTGCCATGTCTCATATAGCTTAGTCCCACTACTGACCGGTGTATTCTGTAAGGACGAAAAAATAACACGATGTTATTACTAAGAGAAACAGCGAAGAAATGCATTGCAAATACAAAGTAAAAGTTGAGTGCATGTAAGACAACCTTATTTTTAGTTTGCAACTACCTACTCGTATACTCATCCTTAGGGGGTGTGTGGGTACTG encodes:
- the LOC129917717 gene encoding protein phosphatase 1 regulatory subunit 36-like: MIRIHKDSVVPKYSTGKWSWNPSKDELNFLSWEGEILERELTVQSSSGYKFKSSINQIEEVIFRQEFARSTDIADDGDIIRIEDIKNLVLFLAPSEILTNKFITFIHNKTIDRFLNALIIYFEYFLRLVEFILIRRDEVSGETTAQVQSTESSQIKRIFSEYLSQYRIILAREYSVIVMGNGEMAPFYHLNTLVKISKTHQDRLLHEMFLAFANQVVWIAHHRKAYQTIDEEMNRLFRSDHFKLTRKELIKFSLTEQELLYGKNNQRVNYRRQNSPLIQEISNVSRRNMPILWLGEKKYRGNDLRMQQLELEFIIPDSDLCLIDVKHGILGNPMSLYNTMLTIDEEKLRERGHSESYDPFWLIRQPYLEIPKLDAIKERSSEQLESYFLIKDNRFKYDKNLIAKWKRRDKVIEYIKSGGLVIDVVERCKKELASNRVIGSNIAGITQAFIARKKFLRKK